The following are encoded together in the Pelorhabdus rhamnosifermentans genome:
- a CDS encoding HK97-gp10 family putative phage morphogenesis protein — protein MSTVKAEMGGLNNLLRNIDILKDTTVTAQAAGMAKVCIDVADYAKANHPFQNRTQNLENSIQPDPVEIEDGVIVGPVRAGMDYAAYVEFGTAKNAPYPYLNPAKEANKQNLVDTLKAVQERAQQALKVES, from the coding sequence TTGTCAACAGTTAAGGCGGAAATGGGCGGCTTAAATAACCTGTTGCGTAACATCGATATTTTGAAGGATACCACCGTAACGGCCCAAGCGGCAGGCATGGCCAAGGTTTGTATTGATGTTGCTGATTATGCCAAAGCAAACCATCCATTCCAGAACCGGACGCAGAATCTTGAAAATAGTATTCAACCGGACCCGGTAGAGATTGAGGATGGCGTGATCGTTGGTCCTGTTCGTGCTGGAATGGATTATGCCGCTTATGTTGAGTTTGGTACTGCGAAAAATGCGCCTTATCCTTATCTTAATCCTGCCAAGGAAGCTAATAAACAAAATCTGGTTGATACGCTGAAGGCAGTACAAGAACGAGCACAGCAAGCCTTGAAGGTGGAATCATGA
- a CDS encoding tail assembly chaperone, translated as MKLSELFPEAVKVKIQGIQYGIKFGTRALIQMEQDYPDEKERVSLLKAGAPKKKGKEDAPQMMIKIRSTADMVNMLYAGLLHTKAFPDKDDLIDAIEPHDYPDYINAIFSASVQSKATPEQLEKMQVMSEVNGSKKNEGHVTTAQNMPFIGQSAG; from the coding sequence GTGAAATTATCTGAGTTATTTCCCGAAGCTGTAAAGGTTAAAATTCAAGGCATTCAGTACGGAATCAAATTTGGTACACGTGCTCTTATTCAGATGGAGCAGGATTACCCGGACGAAAAAGAACGGGTTAGTTTATTAAAAGCAGGAGCGCCGAAGAAAAAGGGGAAGGAAGATGCCCCGCAAATGATGATTAAGATAAGAAGCACAGCCGATATGGTCAATATGCTATATGCTGGACTTTTGCATACCAAGGCTTTTCCAGATAAAGACGATTTGATCGATGCGATCGAACCGCATGATTACCCGGATTATATCAATGCTATCTTTTCAGCCTCTGTACAATCGAAGGCAACACCGGAACAGCTTGAAAAGATGCAAGTCATGTCCGAGGTTAACGGCTCAAAAAAAAACGAGGGCCACGTGACTACGGCTCAGAATATGCCTTTTATCGGTCAAAGTGCAGGCTGA
- the gp17 gene encoding tail completion protein gp17, which yields MKQAKINIVAGLKTSTTLAAFVGTRISDAWPSATAVYPCVSYLQTTGTGEIADGHTIGFDEIYQISLFAKPEPGKSAAMTLESMAEAVLDVADDLGMALVGNSDLILDDGSGVKHKPLQFRYITRR from the coding sequence ATGAAGCAAGCTAAAATTAATATCGTGGCCGGACTGAAGACGAGCACCACTCTGGCGGCATTTGTTGGCACTCGCATAAGCGACGCATGGCCAAGTGCAACAGCTGTTTACCCTTGTGTGTCCTACTTGCAAACTACAGGCACAGGCGAGATTGCCGATGGCCACACAATAGGTTTTGATGAAATCTATCAAATATCACTGTTTGCCAAGCCTGAACCAGGGAAATCAGCGGCAATGACACTTGAAAGTATGGCTGAAGCTGTGCTTGATGTTGCAGATGATTTGGGCATGGCTTTGGTTGGTAATTCCGATTTAATCCTGGACGATGGATCAGGGGTGAAGCATAAGCCTTTGCAATTTAGATATATAACAAGGAGGTAA
- a CDS encoding head-tail adaptor protein, whose product MRQFRFPEAITYTVKKLVTTKDELSGEIEDWQNAGTIQAEVWPLLGNQARGVMGVTEKSTHRAFSADPKAFTSNTRIVDSAGLTYLVGYVPPQGYGSHGEAVLEFVNS is encoded by the coding sequence ATGCGGCAATTCAGGTTTCCCGAGGCGATTACCTACACCGTGAAAAAACTTGTTACCACTAAGGACGAGCTTTCAGGGGAAATTGAGGACTGGCAGAATGCGGGTACTATACAGGCAGAGGTTTGGCCACTGTTAGGCAATCAAGCGAGAGGCGTTATGGGTGTGACCGAGAAATCTACGCATAGAGCTTTTTCGGCTGATCCAAAAGCCTTTACAAGCAATACCCGCATTGTTGATAGTGCGGGCCTTACTTATCTTGTCGGCTATGTTCCGCCACAAGGTTATGGCTCTCATGGAGAGGCGGTGCTTGAATTTGTCAACAGTTAA